Genomic segment of Nodularia sp. LEGE 06071:
TTCTACATCGCCATCATGACTTTTTAAACCTGGGCGAACTTCTTCTAGGGCTGCTTGAATTCTTTCTATTAGTGGCGGTTGCTGTGGCTTGACTAGTTCGTGATAAAGCAAAACTGAATATACTATTTCATCGTCTACAGCTTGACGCAAAGCTGAAATTGATTCTTTCTTCAGGCTTTTAATTAAATGCGTTAATGCTGCTTTGTGTAAATCTTCTATCGCTCTTTTTATTCCTACAGCTACACACCTTTGGCTTTCGTCCCATTGGGATATAATTGCTTCAAAGCGATTGATTTCTTGAACTAGTTCTTCTAGTTTTGTCATTATATTTAGTCGTTAGTCGTTATTAATTAGCAGTCGTCCACTGGTTCTGTTATGGATTTACCAGAAATAAATTCGGAATGAAACGAACCACAGAGACGCAAAGGACACAGAGGAATAAAGAGGAGAAAGCTTTTCTATTGGAGGTTCTCTATGCAAAGCTATCTATTTCATTTTGAAATCTTTGAGGAGAAATGGCATGACTGTACTTGCAAATAAACTAGCTAATATTAGTGGTAGCCAAAAGGGTAATTTTGTTTGCGATAATGAGAGGAGAATTACCAAGCTTATACTGTTTGCAATGACAATTTGTTTGAAGAAATATTCGGGGTCACGCAGTAGTTTTCCTTTGAAAAATAATTTAGCTGAAAGCCATCCAATTTCTAACATAATTCCTCCTAATAATTTGTGAATAAGTTTAGTAAGGCAAAACCTATGAATAATCCTGGAATTACACCAGCGGGTCCAAATAATGCTCCCAATGTGGCTGAAAACTGATAACCAATATCTTTTCCAGCTAATAGCATTGCACCAACAGCACCACCAACCATAGATAAGGCTGTTGCTATTAATATCCAGGCGAATTCTGTTGCTATGTTTAGTTCACCAGTTGCTAAGGTTGTAAGAAATTCTTTCATGTCGGTGTTAGTCTAGATATGGTGATAGGAGTAGTAAAAAGTTTAAGGTTAATCCATCCCTACGCGCATTTCTACTTCTACATCTTGTATGGCTTGAGCGACGGCTTCTGCTTGTGCTGTTTGCTGATTTTGGGTGAATATTCCCCAAGCTTCTTGATAGTAGGTATATGCTTTGAGGAGATTTTTAGGATTACCCGATTCTGGCTTCTCGATGTCGTCTGGTAAGTTGAATAAGGCGTTGGCTTTGTTAGATATGGTGTTAGCATATTCTAAAGGTGTGTCTCTGGCGTAACGCACTTTTAAGGCTTCGTCATAAGCTGCGATCGCACGTAAGTTATTATCGACAGGATGGGAACTGACTAAATATTGCAACGCATTACCCAAATTGTTCTGTAACATTGCATATTCCCTGGGATGGTCAATTAAGTTAATATGCTTTAATGCCACTTCAAAGGATTGCACTGCTAAACCTTGACGCAAGTATTCCCGTTCTGATGACATGGGCATGGAAAGGTAGGCGATCGCAATATTATTGTATAAAATCGCGTATTCTTGTGGGTAATCCTCCCAGGTAAATACCTGCAAAGCCTCGTGATAAGCTTTGATGCTGTCCGTCATCCGTGCCTGATTGAATGCTACCAGCGATTGCAACGCCAACCCAAAATTCATCTGTGCTTCGGCAACTTCTTCTGGCAAGGCTAATTGTTGTAAAATGGGTAAAGCCTCTTCATAGCCTGCTTTCGCTTGCAGCAACAGTTGCGACCCTTGATCAGGAATACTCTGTAACGTCCCTGACATCCCCACCAAGGCGCGAGCTTTCAATAAGGCGTACTCCTCACCACACATCTGATATGCTCGGTAATATAGCCCCACTGCGTTCCGCAAATCTTGAGCGGTTTTAGGTTGCTTATGAAAGCCTTGTGCCATTTCGATCAGCATCTCGATTTTTTCTGCTGCTGTCGCTGACTCTGATTTGATAGCTGCGATCGCCGCCTGAATTGCTGAATCTGTAATGCTGGGGTTCATAACTGCCTTGAGTTGGTCAACACCCATCAAGTGGGTTTATTAACTAAGCGGATTTACGCAGATTTTGAATCCCATAGCCATTCTTCTATGTTCCCTGATAGAAACTAGGAAACATCATTCCCCATACTCTGGCAATAGAGTAAATCAATTTTTTTACTATAGAACAATCTATTTCTCAAATCCTAGAGGGAAATTGCCAATATTAATGTCAGCTTTAAACACATGAAATATTGAATAGCTATTTTGGCGTTGCTGATTGTGAGTATTAATTGGGTTTCGGACAACTTACTTAAATAATTAATTTTTATTTAATGAAAAATAATTATCTAAAAACTTAGATTATATTAATGAATAAGTATTAGACATCTCCGACCAAAAATGTAGAGACTCCCACAAAAAATGTAGAGACGTTCCATGGAACGTCTCTACAAGGGTTTTGAAAGAAGCATAATTATTTTCTGGAGATGTCTATTGAAAAACAGGTGATACTCTACAATCCTGATCACCTAGTTTGGCATGATCAACAATAGATAAGCGTGTAGCTAATGACTAACGTACTATGGCTGCAAGGTGGTGCGTGTTCAGGCAACACCATGTCATTTCTCAACGCCGAAGAACCGACAGTCTGCGATCTGATTGCCGACTTTGGCATCAAGGTACTTTGGCATCCATCCTTGGGACTGGAAATGGGTAACGACTTGCAAACCCTCCTCTGGGATTGCGTTTCGGGCAAAATACCCCTAGATATCTTAGTCTTTGAAGGCAGCGTTGTAAATGCCCCCAACGGCACTGGGGAATGGAATCGCTTTGCCGATCGCACAATGAAAGATTGGTTAACTGATTTGTCCCAAGCGGCTAAATTCATTGTCGCCGTGGGAGACTGTGCCACATGGGGCGGAATCCCAGCAATGTCACCCAATCCCAGCGAATCACAAGGGTTACAATTTCTCAAGCGTCAAGAAGGCGGCTTCTTAGGCAAAGACTTTGTTTCCAAAGCCGGCTTACCTGTGATCAACATTCCCGGATGTCCCGCCCATCCCGATTGGATTA
This window contains:
- a CDS encoding hydrogenase small subunit, translated to MTNVLWLQGGACSGNTMSFLNAEEPTVCDLIADFGIKVLWHPSLGLEMGNDLQTLLWDCVSGKIPLDILVFEGSVVNAPNGTGEWNRFADRTMKDWLTDLSQAAKFIVAVGDCATWGGIPAMSPNPSESQGLQFLKRQEGGFLGKDFVSKAGLPVINIPGCPAHPDWITQILVAIATGRIADIALDELHRPQTFFNTYTQTGCTRNVHFAYKASTGEFGQRKGCLFYDLGCRGPMTHSSCNRILWNRVSSKTRVGMPCLGCTEPEFPFFDLQPGTVFKTQTVMGVPKELPPGVKQKDYAVLTMVAKDAAPAWAEEDFFTV